The proteins below come from a single Candidatus Eisenbacteria bacterium genomic window:
- a CDS encoding sigma-70 family RNA polymerase sigma factor, with translation MERQKEQHAVSPGDLDLVDRARRGDREAFRELVERYQRKVAALAVGMLRSREDALDIVQDTFTKAYQSLDKFKGDSSFYTWVYRIAVNLCIDHQRRESRYVQVGADADDAGDELVPPSPDHLAEDEPFERARSTQIGARVTAAINELTPEHRAVILLREVDGLSYEEISQVLDCPKGTVMSRLHYARRQLQARLHGLR, from the coding sequence ATGGAGCGTCAGAAGGAACAGCACGCGGTGTCTCCCGGCGATCTCGACCTCGTGGACCGCGCTCGCCGGGGCGATCGGGAGGCATTTCGTGAGCTCGTCGAACGCTATCAACGCAAGGTTGCCGCGCTCGCCGTCGGAATGCTGCGAAGCCGCGAGGACGCATTGGACATAGTGCAGGACACGTTCACCAAGGCCTACCAGAGCCTGGACAAGTTCAAGGGCGACTCGAGCTTCTACACGTGGGTGTATCGCATCGCGGTGAACCTCTGCATCGACCACCAGCGCCGCGAGTCGCGCTACGTGCAAGTCGGCGCCGACGCCGACGACGCCGGGGACGAGCTGGTGCCACCCTCACCCGATCATCTTGCAGAGGACGAGCCCTTCGAGAGGGCGCGCAGCACGCAGATCGGTGCGCGCGTGACTGCCGCCATAAATGAGTTGACCCCCGAACATCGCGCCGTCATACTCCTGCGAGAGGTAGACGGCCTCTCCTACGAGGAGATCAGCCAGGTGCTCGACTGTCCCAAAGGAACCGTGATGAGCCGTCTCCACTACGCGCGCCGCCAACTGCAGGCGCGACTGCACGGGCTGCGCTGA